A genomic region of Pongo pygmaeus isolate AG05252 chromosome 7, NHGRI_mPonPyg2-v2.0_pri, whole genome shotgun sequence contains the following coding sequences:
- the MYC gene encoding myc proto-oncogene protein, which produces MPLNVSFTNRNYDLDYDSVQPYFYCDEEENFYQQQQQSELQPPAPSEDIWKKFELLPTPPLSPSRRSGLCSPSYVAVTPFSPRGDNDGGGGSFSTADQLEMVTELLGGDMVNQSFICDPDDETFIKNIIIQDCMWSGFSAAAKLVSEKLASYQAARKDSGSPNPARGHSVCSTSSLYLQDLSAAASECIDPSVVFPYPLNDSSLPKSCTSPDSSAFSPSSDSLLSSTESSPQASPEPLVLHEETPPTTSSDSEEEQEDEEEIDVVSVEKRQAPGKRSESGSPSAGGHIKPPHSPLVLKRCHVSTHQHNYAAPPSTRKDYPAAKRVKLDSVRVLRQISNNRKCTSPRSSDAEENDKRRTHNVLERQRRNELKRSFFALRDQIPELENNEKAPKVVILKKATAYILSVQAEEQKLISEKDLLRKRREQLKHKLEQLRNSCA; this is translated from the exons ATGCCCCTCAACGTTAGCTTCACCAACAGGAACTATGACCTCGACTACGACTCGGTGCAGCCGTATTTCTACTGCGACGAGGAGGAGAACTTctaccagcagcagcagcagagcgAGCTGCAGCCCCCGGCGCCCAGCGAGGATATCTGGAAGAAATTCGAGCTGCTGCCCACCCCGCCCCTGTCCCCTAGCCGCCGCTCCGGGCTCTGCTCGCCCTCCTACGTTGCGGTCACGCCCTTCTCCCCTCGGGGAGACAACGACGGCGGTGGCGGGAGCTTCTCCACGGCCGACCAGCTGGAGATGGTGACCGAGCTGCTGGGAGGAGACATGGTGAACCAGAGTTTCATCTGCGACCCGGACGACGAGACCTTCATCAAAAACATCATCATCCAGGACTGTATGTGGAGCGGCTTCTCGGCCGCCGCCAAGCTCGTCTCAGAGAAGCTGGCCTCCTACCAGGCTGCGCGCAAAGACAGCGGCAGCCCGAACCCCGCCCGCGGCCACAGCGTCTGCTCCACCTCTAGCTTGTACCTGCAGGATCTGAGCGCCGCCGCCTCAGAGTGCATCGACCCCTCGGTGGTCTTCCCCTACCCTCTCAACGACAGTAGCTTGCCCAAGTCCTGCACCTCGCCAGACTCCAGCGCCTTCTCTCCGTCCTCGGATTCTCTGCTCTCCTCGACGGAGTCCTCCCCGCAGGCCAGCCCCGAGCCCCTGGTGCTCCATGAAGAGACACCGCCCACCACCAGCAGCGACTCTG AGGAGGAACaagaagatgaggaagaaatcGATGTTGTTTCTGTGGAAAAGAGGCAGGCTCCTGGCAAAAGGTCAGAGTCTGGATCACCTTCTGCTGGAGGCCACATCAAACCTCCTCACAGCCCACTGGTCCTCAAGAGGTGCCACGTCTCCACACATCAGCACAACTACGCAGCGCCTCCCTCCACTCGGAAGGACTATCCTGCTGCCAAGAGGGTCAAGTTGGACAGTGTCAGAGTCCTGAGACAGATCAGCAACAACCGAAAATGCACCAGCCCCAGGTCCTCGGACGCCGAGGAGAATGACAAGAGGCGAACACACAACGTCTTGGAGCGCCAGAGGAGGAACGAGCTAAAACGGAGCTTTTTTGCCCTGCGTGACCAGATCCCGGAGTTGGAAAACAATGAAAAGGCCCCCAAGGTAGTTATCCTTAAAAAAGCCACAGCATACATCCTGTCCGTCCAAGCAGAGGAGCAAAAGCTCATTTCTGAAAAGGACTTGTTGCGGAAACGACGAGAACAGTTGAAACACAAACTTGAACAGCTACGGAACTCTTGTGCATAA